The nucleotide window GCGGTTCTCGACGGGGGAACCCGGGTCGGCGCCGCCGCGACCGTGATCGGCGGGGTCGCCGGCGTCCGGGTGTACCAGACCGTCCGAGCGTTCGAGCAGCGCGACCGCGACGGCGACGCAGACTACGACACGAGTCCCGACGACGGAGACACGGATGCCACGGACGAGCCGACGCCGTGAGCCGACTCCCACGGGCTTAAACTCGCGGACCGGCACGGCCGGACATGGACGAGACACCGGGTGGCCTCCGTTCCGGGCCAGCCTCGCCGAACGACGGCGACGACACGGTCTCACTGGCGGAGTCGTACACGGAGATGACGGAACTGCTGCTCCCGAACGACACGAACAACCTGGGACGCGCGCTGGGTGGCGCCGTACTCCACTGGATGGACATCTGTGGCGCGATCGCCTCCATGCGGTTCTCCTCGAAGCAGTGTGTGACGGCGTCGATGGACCACGTCGACTTCATCAGCCCCATCGACCTCGGCGAGGTGGCCGTCATCGAGGGGTACGCGTTCGGCACCGGACGGACGAGCATCGACGTGAAGGTGGACGTACGCGCAGAGAACCCCCAGACCGGCGAGGTTCGAGAGACGACCAGCTCCTTCTTCAGCTTCGTCGCCTTGGGCGAGGAGGGTCGCCCGGCGGAGGTGCCGGAACTCGGCTGTCCGACCGCCGAGGAGGCGGCGCTCCGCGAGGAGGCCATCGAAGAGCGCCGCAGCCGACTGGAGGACGTGGCCGACCGACTCGACGACTGAGCCTCGTTCCCGTTCGAGCCGACGACTGGCGGCGCTCGACTGACCGAGTCGGGGGCTGGTGCCACTCGACTGATCGAGTCGGCGACTGATCTCTCTCCTTCCTCCACCGCGTCGCTTCCGAGATTTGACCACCCCCTACCGAGATCTGGTATCCCCCTCCGAATCTGACTACCGGGTGGCGAGAACGACTGTCCGTTTCCCGTTCGTCGTCTATTACCGAGACGACAGTCCCATAATGAAAGCGGTCGTCTGTAGGGATGCGAAGAACTACGAGGCAGAAGACGACTGGTTGGACACCCCGAACGCGAGGAGAGTCGACGCGGACGCGGCCCCGTCGTGTGACTCGGTCTGTCGAACGGTCCGCGTCACCCCGACTCGCCCGGTCGCCGTCGCCCCACGGCGACCGGGCGCCGCCTGCGTCGGCGGTCCGTCGCCCCACGGACCGCCGCTCCGACAGGTTCGTGGCTCGGCCGCCGTCGCCCCACGGCGGCCGTGTTCTCTCTCAGATCAGCTCTCCGAGCTACGGCTGCGGTCGACGGCCGAGCGTCACGTCTACCGTCACCCGTTGGCCGTCGCGGACGACCGTCAGCGGGACGGTGTCTCCCGGGTCGGTCTCCAGTGCGAGGTAGTTCGAGAGGTCCGCCTGTGTCTCGACGTCTCGGTCCCCGATTCCGACGAGCACGTCCCCGCCGGTGGGGACCGCGACACCGCGGCGCACCTGGCGGTCGGTCGCCGGCTCCAGACTGCCGCCGGTGGGCCCGCCGGAGACGACTCTGGTGACGATCAGCCCGGCCACGTCGGAGAGCCCGTACACCTCGGCCGCGGTAGGGGTCACCTCCACGATCCCGACGCCGAGGTAGGCGTGTCGGAACTCCCCGTCGGCGATCAGTCTGGGGACGACCCGCTTCGAGAGCGCCGCGGAGATGCCGAAGCCGATGTTCTCCCCCCCGGCGGAGGAGGCGACCGCGGCCACCTCGCCGCCGGCGGTGACGATCGGACCGCCGCTGTTGCCGGGGTTCAACGCGGCGTCCGTCTGGACCGCGTCCGGAATCGAGAAGTTGTTGGGCGCGGGCAGCAGTCGGTCGACGCCGCTGACGATCCCGCGGGAGGCCGATCCGCCGAGGTCGAACGGCGAGCCGATGGCGAGCACCTCCGTGCCGACCGGCGGCTCCGGGTCCGTCTCCACCCACGGCAGCGGCGTCGCGGGGTCCGGGCGACTGGCGGGCCGCAGCACCGCCAGGTCGGAGTACACGTCCGTGCCGACGAGCGTCGCCGACCGCCACTCGTTGCCGCGAAAGCGGAGTCGGTACCGATCGCCGGGCGCCACGACGTGTTGGTTCGTCACGACGTGTGGTCCGCCGGGACCGAGTCCGGTGACGAACCCCGAGCCGCTGGCCGCCTGCCCGCCCGGGTCGTACACGAGCACCCCGACGACGGAGGGAACGGCCTGCTGGTACACCTCGGAGGCGGAGCCGGTCTCGGGCGCTGCCGAGTCGAACGCCGGGCCGGTGTCGCCTCCGGACGCCCCCGGCGCGTCGGCATCGCCCGTAGTGTCGGCCGCGCCGACGCCGGCGAGCCCGTCACGCTCCATCGCCGCGCAGCCGGCGGTACCGCCGAGGAGTCCCGCCCCCGCGGCCGCCAGGAACTGTCGTCGTCTCACGTCCGGTCCAGGGCGGCCACGAGCCTAAAACCCGCGCCGGTTGCCCGCTCGCCCGCCCTCTCGTCAGAAATAAACTGTAGCAAACGGACGTATTAGTGTGATTCAATCGCGCCGGCGTGTCCTGGAGGCCGGTGGCACACTCCTGACCACGGGGTTGGCGGGGTGTTCCGTCGAGAGTCGGTCGTCGGGAGCCGCCGGGCGACGGGGAGCGGACGCGACGGTGACCGTCGGCGCCAAGAACTTCGTAGAGAACCGAATTCTGGGCCACATCGCCGCGGTCGCTCTGTCGGAACTGACGGACACTCACGTCCTGCCGGACGTGCCGTCGAGTTACGAGCGGCGCAACTGGACCGTGCTCCAGTCCGGGCCGTTGGACGTGTACTGGGAGTACACCGGGACGATCTACACCAGCTTCGCGCCGACACACGAGACGCTCCCGGCGGACCCACAGGCGCTACACGACGCCGTCGTTCGGGAGGCGGAGGAGTTCGGCGTCGTCGTGTTCCCGCGGGCCCCGTTCGACAACTCCTTCGTGCTCGTGGCCGACCGGGCGTGGAGCGAGGCGACCGGCGTCCGGTCGCTGAGTGACCTCGCAGCCCACGTCTCCGCGGGCAACACTGGCTTCGGCGTCGCCGTCGGTAACGACTTCCGCGACCGTCCGGACGGCTGGCCGGGGTTGACGACCCACTACGGGTTCGACGCCGCGAAGTTGGACGCGCTCGAGGCCAACGTCCAGACGGTCCCGATCGGGATCACCTACGAGCTGGTGGCGCGAGACGACGCCAGCGTCGCGATGGGGTTCCGGACGGACCCACAGTTGGGCCGCGACTCGTTGGTCGTCCTCCGGGACGACCGCGACTTCTTCCCGACGTACAACCCCGTACCCGTCGCGGACGCGGCGACGGTGACCCGGGACTCGCCCGTCGGCGAGGTGCTGGCGCGGCTCGGCGGCCGCGTCGGCGACGAGGAGACGATCCGACGGCTGAACGGGCGTGTCGCCGACGGCACTCCCCCGGCACAGGTCGCCAGGGAGTTTCTAGAGGCACAGCGCGTGATCTGACCGGGGCCGCGGGTCGACGGCCGCCGACGGAGACGACGCCCGCAGGCAGACACCCGTTGACGACGACGCCCGCAGGCAGACACCCGTTGACGACGACGCCCGCGTGCAGACAAGAACACTCGTAGACAGAGACGACGCCCGTGGACGGCTACAGTGTTCCGACGCCACCCTCGGGAGTCGCTCTGTCGCTGTCGTCCCCCTCGTTGCCGGAGTCCCCGTCCCCACTGTCCGTCTCGCCGCCGTCGACACGCGGGAGTCGGACGACGGCGACAGTGCCGCGGGGGTCGCGGTCGTCGAACCGGAGCTGCCCGTCGAGCTCGGAGACGACCCAGTTGGTCACCCACAGCCCGATTCCGCTGGCGTGGCTGACGGCGGTCTCGTACCCGGCAGACAGCGTCTCCACCTCCGCGTCCGGGATCCCCGGGCCGTCGTCGGCGATCCGGACGCGGACGGCGTCGCCGTCGGCGGTCGCCCGCACCTCGACGGTCGGCGTCTCGCGGTCGTTGTGGACGACGGCGTTCTCCAGGAGGTTCTCGAACACGACCGCGAGGGTGTCGTGGCCCCGGACGAACAGGTCCTCGTCGACCGAACGGTGGACGGTCGCGTCCTCGAACGTCGACTCCAGGTGGTCCACCTCCGTCTGGAGGAGTTCGCCGGCGTCGATCCGCTCGCGGGCGGTGTCGTCGGTCGCCAGCGACTCGACGTACCGGGCCTTGTCCGCCTTCGTCAACAGCCCACGCAGTGTGTCCCGAATCTGTTGGCGGCGCCGCGAGCGCTCGTCGGGGGCGACGCCCGCCTCCAGGAGCTCGAGGTGTCCGATCACGACGTTGAGTCGGTTGCGGAGGTTGTGTCGGAGGAACCGGTTGAGCACGGAGATCATCGCCTTCTGGTTCTCGACGGCCTCGTTGCGGCGTTCCAGCTCCGCCCGGGCCGCCTGTGCGGTGGCGCCGGCGTCTTCCGCCACCCGGATCTGTTCGACCAGTCGGTCGCGCATCCGTCGGACGGCGGTGAACAGCTCGCCGATCTCGTCGTCGCGGTCGTTGTCCAGCCGCACGTCGTAGTCGCCGGCCTCGATCGCCTCCGCTCGCCGCGAGAGGGTGCGGACGGCAGAGACGGTGTCGCGGCCGGCGACGCCGCCGATGACGACGACACCCACGAGGGTGAGCACGACCAACAGGCCGATTCCGCGGGTGACAGTGCGCTCCAGTCGGTAGGCCTGGGCCGTCGGAGCGTGTTTCACCAGCACCCAGTCCGTCCCACTGACCGGAGCGTACGCCTGGACGTAGTCACCCTCGAGCGTCCGTTCCCTGGCGCCGTCGTCGACGATCCCCGACTCACCGTCGCGGCCGCGGGCGACGACCGGCGCGGTCGCGTTCGTCGCCATCTGGTACGGCCGGCCGGTCGCGGCGGCGTCACCGGCGACCACCACTCGTCCGTTGGCGGCGACGACTCGAGTGAAGCCGTCCTGGGTGACGGCCTGGAACGTCTCGTCGACGCTGTCGGCGCGGACGGTGAGGATCAACAGCGTCTCGGGCGACGCCGACACCGGGGAGACGAACCCGATCACCCGGGTCCCACGGGGGTTCTGGAACGGGTCCGTCACGTAGCTGTCCGTGAACCCGTCGAACGCGACCGTTCCGAGTCGGACGGCGGGGCCGAGCGGCTCACCGCGCGCGAGCCGGTCGTCCGTCGTGGCGACGACAGTCCCGTCTCGGACGGACACGAGGTGGAGGTTCGCGGTCGACGCCGGCAGCTTCGACAGCTTGTCGCTCAACAGCCGCGAGAGCCGGGCGGGGTCGCCGGAGAGTCCGGCGGTGTCGGACACCAACACGGCCTGTGACCGGCCGGCGGCGACGAACTCCGACAGCTCGTCGGCCTCCGACTCCGTCTGTGTCAGCAGTCGTTCGTCCACGTCCGCCTCCAACACGGACGACAGCTGTGCCTGGACGAGGACGCCACTGACCGCGACCACGACGACGATCAACAACAGGGCCACCAACAGCTTCGCCGAGTACGACTCCCGAACGCGGGCCGGCAGTAGTCTGACGACTACTCGGACGGCCCCGACGGCGCGCTCGCCACCCGGTCTGTCGTCACCCCCCGCCACGAACGCTTACCACCCCGTGTGCCCCCGCCGCTCGTCTGGCCCCAGTGACATATCGACGCAACTCAGTGTGGTTCGCCGTGGTTCATGAACCTTCGGTCACGTCCGTCGGCGACCCACGGGATTCTTCGGCTGTCCCGACGTTGTCCGGGTATGCGCCTGGCAGAGCAGACCTGGCCGGAGCTGCGCGACAGCTTGGACGGGGAGTCGCTCGCGGTCGTCCCCACGGGGTCGACGGAGCAACACGGGCCACACCTCCCGCTGGCGACGGACTACCTGATCGCGGAGTCGTTGGCCGAGGCGGCGACCGAGGAGACGGGTGCCGTGCTCACGCCGCCGGTCCGGATCGCAGTGTCGGAACACCACCGACAGTTCCACGGGACGATGTGGGTCGAGCCGGAGCTGTTCCGCGACTACGTCGAGAGCTTCGTCCGGAACCTCACCTACCACGGCTTCGACCGCGTGTTGTTCGTCAACGCTCACGGGGGCAACGTCCAACACCTCCGCGAGGTGGGTCGCCGACTCCGCCGCGACCGAACCGCCTACGCGATCGAGTGGATGTGGGACGAGTCGATTCCGGATCTGGTCGACGGCCTGTTCGAACAGAACGGCCCCCACGGCGGCCCAAAAGAGACGTCGATGATAATGCACGTCGCCCGGGAGCTCGTCCGCGAGGATCGGCTCGCAGACGCCCGGGACGGCGGGCTGACGGAGATGACGGCCGCCGACGCCCGGCAGTTCGGCGCGCGGACGTTCTACGAGTCGGTGGACAACTCCGACAACGGCGTGTTCGGCGACCAGACGGACGCCACCCCGGAGAAGGGCGCCCAGTTGTTCGAGGCGGCGACGGAACAGCTCGTCCACCTGATCGAGTGGCTGGACGACCAGCCGTTCGACGCGCTGATGCCGGATCCACACAAGTGACGTCCGAGGACGACGCGCCGGACGGTCGACCCGACGGGTCGGGCGAGGAACCCGCCGAGACGGAACGGCTCGGGAAGGTCGACGACGACTTCTTCGCCGACCTGATCGCGCCCGACCTCGGTGCCGACCGCGAGGACGTGTCGCTCGGCCCCGCACACGGTGTCGACTTCGGTGTGGTGGACGTGGGCGACCAGGCGCTCGTGACGGCGACGGACCCCCTTTCGGTCCTGCCCGCACTGGGGTTCGAGCGCGCCGGCCGGTTCGCCGTCTCGTTCGCGCTGTCGGATGTGGCCGTCTCCGGGATCGCCCCCTCGCACGTCGCCGTCTCGCTGTCGCTCCCGACCGAGATGGACCGCTCGGAGTTCGCGGCGTTCTGGGACGGACTCACGGCGGAGTGTGCCGACCTCGGCGTTGCGGTCGTCACGGGCCACACGGCACAGTACCCCGCAGCGTCGTACCCCTGGGTCGGCGCGACGACCGTCTTCGGCGTCGGCGACCACGCGGACGTGATCCGCCCGGACGGCGCTCGTCCGGGCGACGATCTCGTCGTCACGGAGGGGCCGGCCGTCGAGACTGCCGGACTCCTGTCGACGTTGTTCCCCGAGGAATTCGCCGCGTTGGGTGCCGAGACGGTCGCGGACGCGCAGGCGTGTCTCGACCGGACGGGCGTCACCCGCGACGCTCGGGCCGCCGTGACTGCCGCTCGGGAGGCGCACGGAGACACACTCGCTGCGCCGATCTCCGCGATGCACGACGCCACCGAGGGCGGACTGCGCGGCGCGCTGTGTGAGACCGCCGCCGCTAGCGGGGTCCGGCTCGACGTGACCCGCGAGCGGGTGCCGACCGATCCGGCGGCACTCGCCGTCGCGGACCACCTCGGGATCGACCCCTGGGCGTGTACGACGGCCGGGAGTCTCCTCCTGGCCGTCGACCCCGCCGCGACGGAGACTGTCGTCGCGGCGCTGGAGGATCGCGGGACGGCCGCCGCGGCCGCGGGGAGTGTGCGGGAGGGTGAAGGCGTCCGGATCGACGGCGAGCGTGTCGAGCCGCCCGACGAAGACCCGTCGTGGGACGCCTGGGCGACGCTCGACGGAGCGTAGTCAGAGTCGAGCGTCCACGTCTGCGAGGACGGCGTCGGAGGCTCGCTCGGCAGCCGGCACACCCGTCTCTTCTTCGCTCGCGTCGTCCGCGAACGAGACGAACCCGTGTGGCAGTCCCTCGGCGACGGTCTCGTCGACCGCCACGCCGGCAGCGCGCAGGCGGCGCGCGTACGCCACCGCCTCGGAACGCAGCGGGTCGTGACTCCCGACGGCGACGACCGCGGGCGCGACGCTCGACAGCACCCTCTCGTCGGCCTGCAACGGCACGGCGTAGGGGTTCGCGGCGTCCGCCGGGTTCGCCAGGTACGTCCGCCAGAACTCCCGCACGTCCCGGACGGTCAGCAACGGCCCGTCGGCGTGTTCCTGCCGCGAGTCGCCGTCGAAGCCGGGCGCGAGCATCGGGTAGAACAACGCCTGCACCGCCAGGTCCACGTCCAGATCGAAGCCGAGCGGGCGGTCGGCGGCGGCCGCGAGCGCGACCGCCGCCGCGAGGTTCCCCCCGGCGCTCGTGCCCGCGACGCCGACGCTGCCGTCGCCGCCCAGATCCGCCACGACGCCGTCGACCCACTCGACGGCCGCGACCGCGTCCGCGACGGCCGCCGGGAACGGGTGCTCGGGCGCGAGGCGGTAGTCCACGCTCACGACGACCGCGCCGAGCCGGCGGCAGAGCCGGCGACAGATCCCATCGGCGGAGTCGAGCGTGCCGAGCTGCCAGCCGCCGCCGTGGTAGAAGACCAGCGTCGGCGCGGGCGTCTCCTCGGGGCGGTACACCCGTACCGGGACGCGGCCGCCCGGGCCGTCGAACCCCAGGTCCGTCGCCCGCGCGACCGGGAGGTGCGCGTCCGTGGAGAACAGTTCGTCCTCGACGCGCCTGGCGTCCGCCGTGGCGAGCGCGTGCCACTCCGGGACGCCGAGGGCCTCGATCTCCGCGACCGCCTCGGCGAACGCCGGGTCGAGTGCTGCACGAGTCACTGTCTGTCGGTTTGTTTGGTGGGTGGAAAGGGTGTGTGGTGTGGGTGGGTGTGATTGGGTGACTGGTGGTATTATATTTGCTCGAATGTGATATGTGGTATGGGTAAAGTACCGGCAGAGTACTGTGGGTACGAGTGGCCGAGTGATTGTGACCGAGTTAATCACACAGAGCGGTCAGATTCGGACGAGAGAGACGTTCACAAACAGACGACTTGTATCCGAGAGCCACTTCCCGATAGTTCTCATTGTCCGTGGCACGCACTCCCCAGTGAGACAGACAAGGAAATCGAAACTAAACTATACAGTTCCAAAGCCACCAAGGAGCCGGGCACAGAGAACGATTACACCGAGGCTCTAGATGGAGCGACGGCTGTCGGTAAGGTGTTTAGTGACACGTTAGACCTCAGCAGAATGCGTCTTCGAGGCGCAAATTTTTCCGGAGCAAGTTTTCAGAATACTGACCTGTCAGAATCGAATCTCCGAAATGCGGACTTATCTGGTACAGATTTTAACAATGTAGACCTTTCTGGTGCAGATCTCTCTGGGTCAGACCTTCGAGAATGTAACTTATCCAAGTCCAAGCTTCAACACAGTGATCTATCCAGAGCCTACCTCCCAAAAGCTAAAATTTCTGAGTCCAAAGTACACGAGACAAATTTTCTCGATTCCAACTTAGAGAGAGCAGACCTCAGTCAGACAGAGGTCGACAAGACCAATTTCACGGACGCGAATTTACATGACGCAGATCTTACCGGAACTCAATTTTCAAGTACAGTATTTAAAGGTATAGATCTTTCGGAGGCAGATCTCATGTACGCTGATCTATCTAATCTAGATCTGTCACACATAAACCTACG belongs to Halobaculum sp. MBLA0143 and includes:
- a CDS encoding acyl-CoA thioesterase; this translates as MDETPGGLRSGPASPNDGDDTVSLAESYTEMTELLLPNDTNNLGRALGGAVLHWMDICGAIASMRFSSKQCVTASMDHVDFISPIDLGEVAVIEGYAFGTGRTSIDVKVDVRAENPQTGEVRETTSSFFSFVALGEEGRPAEVPELGCPTAEEAALREEAIEERRSRLEDVADRLDD
- a CDS encoding S1C family serine protease — translated: MRRRQFLAAAGAGLLGGTAGCAAMERDGLAGVGAADTTGDADAPGASGGDTGPAFDSAAPETGSASEVYQQAVPSVVGVLVYDPGGQAASGSGFVTGLGPGGPHVVTNQHVVAPGDRYRLRFRGNEWRSATLVGTDVYSDLAVLRPASRPDPATPLPWVETDPEPPVGTEVLAIGSPFDLGGSASRGIVSGVDRLLPAPNNFSIPDAVQTDAALNPGNSGGPIVTAGGEVAAVASSAGGENIGFGISAALSKRVVPRLIADGEFRHAYLGVGIVEVTPTAAEVYGLSDVAGLIVTRVVSGGPTGGSLEPATDRQVRRGVAVPTGGDVLVGIGDRDVETQADLSNYLALETDPGDTVPLTVVRDGQRVTVDVTLGRRPQP
- a CDS encoding glycine betaine ABC transporter substrate-binding protein — protein: MIQSRRRVLEAGGTLLTTGLAGCSVESRSSGAAGRRGADATVTVGAKNFVENRILGHIAAVALSELTDTHVLPDVPSSYERRNWTVLQSGPLDVYWEYTGTIYTSFAPTHETLPADPQALHDAVVREAEEFGVVVFPRAPFDNSFVLVADRAWSEATGVRSLSDLAAHVSAGNTGFGVAVGNDFRDRPDGWPGLTTHYGFDAAKLDALEANVQTVPIGITYELVARDDASVAMGFRTDPQLGRDSLVVLRDDRDFFPTYNPVPVADAATVTRDSPVGEVLARLGGRVGDEETIRRLNGRVADGTPPAQVAREFLEAQRVI
- a CDS encoding ATP-binding protein, giving the protein MAGGDDRPGGERAVGAVRVVVRLLPARVRESYSAKLLVALLLIVVVVAVSGVLVQAQLSSVLEADVDERLLTQTESEADELSEFVAAGRSQAVLVSDTAGLSGDPARLSRLLSDKLSKLPASTANLHLVSVRDGTVVATTDDRLARGEPLGPAVRLGTVAFDGFTDSYVTDPFQNPRGTRVIGFVSPVSASPETLLILTVRADSVDETFQAVTQDGFTRVVAANGRVVVAGDAAATGRPYQMATNATAPVVARGRDGESGIVDDGARERTLEGDYVQAYAPVSGTDWVLVKHAPTAQAYRLERTVTRGIGLLVVLTLVGVVVIGGVAGRDTVSAVRTLSRRAEAIEAGDYDVRLDNDRDDEIGELFTAVRRMRDRLVEQIRVAEDAGATAQAARAELERRNEAVENQKAMISVLNRFLRHNLRNRLNVVIGHLELLEAGVAPDERSRRRQQIRDTLRGLLTKADKARYVESLATDDTARERIDAGELLQTEVDHLESTFEDATVHRSVDEDLFVRGHDTLAVVFENLLENAVVHNDRETPTVEVRATADGDAVRVRIADDGPGIPDAEVETLSAGYETAVSHASGIGLWVTNWVVSELDGQLRFDDRDPRGTVAVVRLPRVDGGETDSGDGDSGNEGDDSDRATPEGGVGTL
- a CDS encoding creatininase family protein, which produces MRLAEQTWPELRDSLDGESLAVVPTGSTEQHGPHLPLATDYLIAESLAEAATEETGAVLTPPVRIAVSEHHRQFHGTMWVEPELFRDYVESFVRNLTYHGFDRVLFVNAHGGNVQHLREVGRRLRRDRTAYAIEWMWDESIPDLVDGLFEQNGPHGGPKETSMIMHVARELVREDRLADARDGGLTEMTAADARQFGARTFYESVDNSDNGVFGDQTDATPEKGAQLFEAATEQLVHLIEWLDDQPFDALMPDPHK
- a CDS encoding AIR synthase-related protein, with translation MTSEDDAPDGRPDGSGEEPAETERLGKVDDDFFADLIAPDLGADREDVSLGPAHGVDFGVVDVGDQALVTATDPLSVLPALGFERAGRFAVSFALSDVAVSGIAPSHVAVSLSLPTEMDRSEFAAFWDGLTAECADLGVAVVTGHTAQYPAASYPWVGATTVFGVGDHADVIRPDGARPGDDLVVTEGPAVETAGLLSTLFPEEFAALGAETVADAQACLDRTGVTRDARAAVTAAREAHGDTLAAPISAMHDATEGGLRGALCETAAASGVRLDVTRERVPTDPAALAVADHLGIDPWACTTAGSLLLAVDPAATETVVAALEDRGTAAAAAGSVREGEGVRIDGERVEPPDEDPSWDAWATLDGA
- a CDS encoding alpha/beta hydrolase, with the protein product MTRAALDPAFAEAVAEIEALGVPEWHALATADARRVEDELFSTDAHLPVARATDLGFDGPGGRVPVRVYRPEETPAPTLVFYHGGGWQLGTLDSADGICRRLCRRLGAVVVSVDYRLAPEHPFPAAVADAVAAVEWVDGVVADLGGDGSVGVAGTSAGGNLAAAVALAAAADRPLGFDLDVDLAVQALFYPMLAPGFDGDSRQEHADGPLLTVRDVREFWRTYLANPADAANPYAVPLQADERVLSSVAPAVVAVGSHDPLRSEAVAYARRLRAAGVAVDETVAEGLPHGFVSFADDASEEETGVPAAERASDAVLADVDARL